From Clostridium sp. SY8519:
GGCCAAACCTGCATGGGGCGGCACTCCGTACCGGAAGGCGTTTAACAGGAAGCCGAACTGCTCCCATGCCCGCTCTTTGGTGAATCCCAGCACCTCAAACATTTTCTCCTGGATATCATTCTGATGGATACGCACGCTTCCGCCGCCCAGTTCGGTTCCGTTTAATACGATATCATAGGCCACGGCCCGCACGCTGCCCGGATCGGTATCTACTTTCGGCCAGTCTTCTTCCATCGGCATGGTAAACGGATGGTGCATTGCCAGGTAGCGGTTCTCCTCATCAGACCACTCCAGCAGCGGGAATTCCGTCACCCAGAGGAAATGGTACTGATCCGGATCCATCAGACCCAGTTCTTCCCCCATCTTCAGGCGCAGCGCTCCAAGCACTTCCCATACAATCTTATTCCGGTCCGCGGCAAACAGCAGAAGATCGCCGGCCTGTCCCTTCATAGCCTGAATCAGCTGCTGCATTTCCTCTTCTGTCATGAATTTGGAGAAAGAGGATTTCACGCTGCCGTCGGACTTCAGCTGAATGTAAGCCAGTCCTTTGGCGCCGTAGCCTTTGGCAAATTCCACCAGCTTGTCGATCTGCTTGCGTCCCAGATCGCCCTTGCCGGGCACCGCGATGCCGCGTACGCTGCCGCCGGCCTCCAGCGCGCCGGTGAACACGCCGAATCCGCAGCCCCGTACCACGTCGGAGACATCGGTCAGTTCCATGCCAAAACGGGTATCCGGCTTGTCGGAACCGTAGCGGTCCATAGCCTCCTGCCAGGTCATCCGCGGGAACGGAATCGGAACCTCTACGCCGATGGCCTCTTTGAAGACATACTGCAGCAGACGTTCGTTCACATCCATGACGTCTTCTTCATTGACAAAGGAAAGCTCCATATCCACCTGGGTAAATTCCGGCTGCCGGTCTGCCCGCAGATCCTCGTCCCGGAAGCACTTGGTGATCTGCAGATACCGGTCATACCCGGAGCACATCAGCAGCTGCTTAAACAGCTGGGGAGACTGGGGCAGCGCATAGAAATTGCCCGGATGCACACGGCTCGGCACCAGGTAGTCCCGGGCGCCTTCCGGTGTGGACTTGGTCAGCATGGGAGTCTCAATCTCCAGGAAGCCTTCCTGCATCATAAACTGGCGGATCAGAAAGGTCACCTTGCTGCGCAGCATCAGATTCCTCTGGATATCCGGCCGGCGCAGATCCAGGTAACGGTATTTTAAGCGCAGTTCATCCTTGGTCTGGAGATTCTCTTCAATCGGAAACGGCGGTGTCTCTGACTCCGACAGGATGCGCAGGGTCTTTGCGATCACTTCGATTCCGCCGGTTTTCAGATTTTCATTCACTGCGGCGGAACGCTTCTGCACCTGGCCTTCCACCGCGATTACAAACTCATTGCGCAGGGTATAGGCTTTCTGAAAGCCCTCTGCGCCTACGCTGTTTTCATCAAATACAATCTGCAGAAGCCCGGAACGGTCTCTCAGATCCACAAAAATCAAAGCGCCGAGATTTCTCCGTTTCTGCACCCAGCCCATCACGGTGACTGTTTCGCCGATATTGGCTTCGGATACTTCTGTACATCTATGGGATCTGTGCAATCCCCGCATGGATTCTGCCATGGTCATCCTCCTGTCAGTCATTGAAAAATTCTACGATTTCCTGATAGCCCTGCTCGTTCAGCTGCTGTTTCTGGAATTTTTTATTTTTATTCATATGCACCATCAGCACCTGATTGCCGGCCGCCCGCTCCTTCTGTGCCTGGGCGATGACCTCTGTCAGACGCTCCGCCGGATAATTTTTCTCAATCAGATAAGCCTTTTTCGTCCCCTGTGACGGCACCTGGAAATCATTCTCCAGAAGCAGCATGATAATCCGCTCAAATCCGATGGAAAATCCGCAGGCCGGCACATCATGCCCGGTGAAATTGCCTACCATCCGGTCATAACGTCCGCCGCCGCCGCAGCTGCCGCCGAACTGGGGAATCGCGATTTCAAAGATGGTACCGGTGTAGTAAGACATGCCCCGCACCAGGGTCGGATCAAATACCATCCGGAACTCTGCCTGTCTGGCGGTCTCCACACTGGAAATAATCTCTTCCAGGCTCTGTACCACTTCCGCTTCCAGATAGTCTCCCAGGGCATCCTTCAGATACTGCAGTCCGTTGTCCGCCGCCTCAATGCCGCCAAACAGCTGTACATAGCGCGCGATGGCCGCCGGATCATAACCGGCCTGCTCCAGTTCCCGGGATACGCCCTCCAAGCCGATCTTGTCCATCTTGTCCAGAATAATGAATACGGTGTCGTAATCTTCCTCGGCAAATCCGCTGTATGCCGCCATGGCTTTCAGGATCCGGCGTTCGTTAATCCGGATCTCAAAATCCCGGAATCCGATGCGGCCCAGGGTGGTGGTGGTGGCCAGGATCAGCTCGATTTCCGCCAGATTGGTGGGTTCTCCCAGAATATCGATATCGCACTGCATGAACTGACGGTAACGGCCTCTCTGGGGACGGTCCGCTCTCCACACGTTGCCCATCTGCAGCGCTTTGAAGGGAGAGGGCAGGTCATTGGCATGGTTGGCATAATATCTGCACAGCGGAACGGTAAGGTCATAGCGCATACCGCAGTCTACCAGATCCATCTCTTCCTTTGCCTCCGCGAGTTTCAGCTTTTCTCCCCGTTTCAGCACTTTGAAGATCAGTTTTTCATTTTCTCCGCCCTGCTTGCTGTTCAGATTGGCGATATTTTCCATACAGGGGGTCTCAATCTGTGTAAACCCAAATGACTGATAGGTCTCCGTTATGATATGCATGACATAATTACGGATCTCCATCTCCTTCGGCATGATATCTTTCATGCCGGTTACCGGCTTTTTCTTTAATGCCATCCCAGTTCCTCCATTTTCCTGCGCTTTCGTTCTATCATCTCATCGATTCGTTCGAGATAATTGGTAATATCCTTTACATTTTCCACCCGTTCAATCCGGGCGGACGCACCGGTCTGCCGCCGGACTTGCGCTGTATTCGGCAATACAAACTTCGTGCTGGCGCCGGCACCAAGTGCCATTATAGTCTGTTTTTCTTCCATTATCAAGATATTGTACAGGCCCTCGCAGCCCCTGCGGGCGTAGCCGACGTTTTCA
This genomic window contains:
- the aspS gene encoding aspartate--tRNA ligase; the encoded protein is MAESMRGLHRSHRCTEVSEANIGETVTVMGWVQKRRNLGALIFVDLRDRSGLLQIVFDENSVGAEGFQKAYTLRNEFVIAVEGQVQKRSAAVNENLKTGGIEVIAKTLRILSESETPPFPIEENLQTKDELRLKYRYLDLRRPDIQRNLMLRSKVTFLIRQFMMQEGFLEIETPMLTKSTPEGARDYLVPSRVHPGNFYALPQSPQLFKQLLMCSGYDRYLQITKCFRDEDLRADRQPEFTQVDMELSFVNEEDVMDVNERLLQYVFKEAIGVEVPIPFPRMTWQEAMDRYGSDKPDTRFGMELTDVSDVVRGCGFGVFTGALEAGGSVRGIAVPGKGDLGRKQIDKLVEFAKGYGAKGLAYIQLKSDGSVKSSFSKFMTEEEMQQLIQAMKGQAGDLLLFAADRNKIVWEVLGALRLKMGEELGLMDPDQYHFLWVTEFPLLEWSDEENRYLAMHHPFTMPMEEDWPKVDTDPGSVRAVAYDIVLNGTELGGGSVRIHQNDIQEKMFEVLGFTKERAWEQFGFLLNAFRYGVPPHAGLAYGLDRMVMHMVHADSIRDVIAFPKVKDASDLMCEAPNVVDEKQLQELGLEICPDVDPAETKPEEN
- the hisS gene encoding histidine--tRNA ligase, with the protein product MALKKKPVTGMKDIMPKEMEIRNYVMHIITETYQSFGFTQIETPCMENIANLNSKQGGENEKLIFKVLKRGEKLKLAEAKEEMDLVDCGMRYDLTVPLCRYYANHANDLPSPFKALQMGNVWRADRPQRGRYRQFMQCDIDILGEPTNLAEIELILATTTTLGRIGFRDFEIRINERRILKAMAAYSGFAEEDYDTVFIILDKMDKIGLEGVSRELEQAGYDPAAIARYVQLFGGIEAADNGLQYLKDALGDYLEAEVVQSLEEIISSVETARQAEFRMVFDPTLVRGMSYYTGTIFEIAIPQFGGSCGGGGRYDRMVGNFTGHDVPACGFSIGFERIIMLLLENDFQVPSQGTKKAYLIEKNYPAERLTEVIAQAQKERAAGNQVLMVHMNKNKKFQKQQLNEQGYQEIVEFFND